The Penicillium oxalicum strain HP7-1 chromosome IV, whole genome shotgun sequence genome contains a region encoding:
- a CDS encoding Anditomin synthesis protein L, giving the protein MRGLDETNNVLYRVGHTAGAQVHTVWRAFVNFAARDNVLEVALGLIIANSFTKVVTSFVSDVVLPVVSLLPLLNRNMDQKFAVLSPGPNYNESKGYNTLKQARDDGALVLAWGMFVETLLNFAGVSLTLFAVAHLYMFVSRDKIIKPTVRCRYCRKFISVQGGMTHAFVVEFASVEDRDYYVKEDPVHREFVQSLDGVLEKGQVVDFTPGVFKSA; this is encoded by the exons ATGCGCGGTCTGGACGAGACCAACAATGTCTTGTACCGAGTTGGACACACTGCCGGCGCACAAGTGCACACCGTCTGGCGGGCATTTGTCAATTTCGCCGCGCGAGACAATGTCCTCGAGGTAGCGCTCGGTTTGAT TATCGCAAACTCATTCACCAAAGTGGTGACCTCGTTCGTATCCGACGTGGTATTGCCCGTGGTATCGCTCTTGCCTCTCTTGAATCGGAACATGGATCAGAAATTCGCCGTCTTATCCCCCGGTCCCAATTACAACGAGAGCAAAGGGTATAACACGCTGAAGCAGGCGCGGGATGATGGGGCGCTGGTGCTTGCCTGGGG AATGTTTGTCGAGACGCTGCTCAATTTTGCAGGTGTGAGTCTGACGCTGTTTGCTGTGGCTCATTTGTACATGTTTGTGTCTCGCGACAAGATTATCAAACCGACGGTTCGATGTCGGTATTGTCGCAAATTTATCAGTGTGCAG ggTGGCATGACTCATGCCTTTGTCGTGGAATTTGCAAGCGTTGAAGATCGAGATTACTACGTCAAGGAGGATCCGGTGCATCGGGAATTCGTTCAGAGTCTGGACGGGGTACTGGAGAAAGGTCAGGTGGTTGATTTTACTCCCGGCGTCTTCAAGAGTGCTTGA
- a CDS encoding putative sugar phosphate/phosphate translocator: MANERSAQDDRNLEKGAAPAPAPSTGLHPAFYIALWIALSSSVILFNKWVLSSAKFNFPLFLTTWHMVFATAMTQGLAKFTTILDSRHKVPMTPSTYARAIVPIGIMFSLSLICGNLAYLYLSVSFIQMLKATNAVVTLFATWAFGIAPANFKTLGNVGIIVVGVVIASFGEIKFDMLGFLIQCGGIIFEALRLVMVQRLLSSAEFKMDPLVSLYYYAPACAVTNGVVTLFTDVPRMSMNDIYSLGIMTLIANALVAFLLNASVVLLIGKTSAVVLTMAGILKDILLVCASMMIFRDPVTPQQFFGYSIALAGLVYYKLGAEKIQALSTDIRLQVGEYRRTNPAQAKGIAIGVVAIIVLLVLYTGAPSGAHSTN, translated from the exons aTGGCCAACGAACGCTCCGCCCAGGATGACCGCAACCTCGAGAAAGGTGCCGCTCCGGCTCCAGCCCCAAGCACCGGCTTGCACCCGGCCTTCTACATTGC TCTGTGGATCGCCCTGAGCTCCAGTGTCATCCTTTTCAACAAGTGGGTTCTGTCGAGCGCCAAGTTCA ACTTCC CACTGTTCCTGACAACATGGCACATGGTCTTTGCTACTGCCATGACCCAGGGTCTGGCCAAGTTCACCACTATTCTGGATTCCCGCCACAAGGTTCCGATGACCCCAAGCACTTACGC TCGTGCGATTGTCCCCATCGGTATCATGTTCAGTCTGTCCCTGATTTGCGGTAACCTGGCCTACCTCTACCTCAGTGTCTCGTTCATCCAAATGTTGAAG GCTACCAACGCCGTCGTGACTCTTTTCGCCACTTGGGCCTTTGGTATCGCTCCGGCCAACTTCAAGACCCTCGGCAATGTTGGTATCATTGTCGTTGGTGTGGTTATTGCCTCATTCGGCGAGATCAAGTTTGATATGCTCGGCTTCCTCATCCAGTGCGGTGGTATCATCTTCGAGGCTCTGCGCCTGGTCATGGTCCAGCGCCTGCTCAGCTCAGCCGAGTTCAAGATGGACCCCCTGGTTTCTCTGTACTACTATGCCCCCGCTTGCGCGGTCACCAACGGTGTTGTCACTCTCTTCACTGATGTGCCCCGCATGAGCATGAACGACATTTACTCTCTCGGTATCATGACTCTGATTGCCAACGCACTGGTTGCGTTCCTCCTCAACGCCTCTGTTGTCCTTCTG ATCGGCAAGACCTCGGCTGTCGTCCTCACCATGGCTGGTATCCTCAAGGATATCCTCCTGGTCTGCGCCTCCATGATGATCTTCCGCGACCCCGTCACCCCTCAGCAGTTCTTTGGTTACTCCATTGCCCTGGCCGGTCTGGTCTACTACAAGCTTGGCGCCGAGAAGATCCAGGCTTTGAGCACCGACATTCGTCTCCAAGTGGGAGAGTACCGGCGTACCAACCCCGCCCAGGCCAAGGGTATCGCGATCGGTGTCGTTGCGATCATCGTGCTGTTGGTCCTCTACACCGGGGCCCCATCTGGCGCCCACTCGACCAACTAA
- a CDS encoding pH-response regulator protein palH/RIM21, translated as MGDAPHLTPRQIWAVPTTTTAQTYPSGCTPFVLPSEGIVRINNSYALTLTGNAIYEPVCTGDPTDYVHVSAVLDTRDPFYSSVTPQLYAIGCATVVSYVLVIILLITPRTFFIGGPGGGANFLGRHGMITGSYSGNSSVVGVGGRPWLQKVAATLVAISLTIATVDSFKVAQRQYDYGFSDAEALSQEVIDGTEIRIFRVISSTFLWLAQVQTLIRLFPRHKEKVMIKWAGFALIVLDTTFSCLENFMVRNTSTHPRLYDDAIPALSYLFELALNLLYAAWVIFYSISKHRYAFFHPKMRNICFVALLSLCAILIPVIFFVLDIAKPEIAGWGTYIRWVGSAAASVVVWEWVERIEALERDETKDGILGREVFDGDEMLEVTPSEEVDWPRYSSNDSDKGGGDGNSSGWGGMISLPGRPLRTRVGFARGNRNRGNARNGQGKGTMSPRRNPRPTPPPAAVTPVSRTDTTSAASTVYNVRYHPVATPTPPVTMPHMSEETDLDDPKELAIEDVSPDSMRADHDPANPESREQSPQIIATDPRWRNLLNPFKRRRGSLPKEVASAQAGEAQTGDHDSPASSDDETHMQSAQPQNRNNFFSLHRNRFPGSGPQSTDAPLPVTVIPARRRGQPHTWSPQNRIWEERTGSDARPNRADLPVRVIPSQPQASAPWEGADLENGDGDYTLRYDPDAAALIDEDIHGGYKDPRRTPEAGHWTENHELSDRDYPASQQPSSPLDDSPGPSRS; from the exons ATGGGAGATGCGCCTCATTTGACGCCCCGCCAGATTTGGGCGGTACCAACAACGACCACAGCGCAGACGTATCCCTCTGGGTGCACGCCTTTTGTTCTGCCGAGCGAAG GCATCGTTCGTATCAACAACTCTTATGCCCTAACTTTGACCGGCAACGCTATCTACGAACCCGTCTGCACTGGCGATCCGACCGACTACGTCCACGTTTCCGCCGTTCTCGATACTCGTGACCCTTTTTACTCCTCCGTGACCCCGCAACTCTATGCGATTGGATGTGCGACTGTCGTCAGTTACGTCCTGGTCATCATTCTTCTTATCACGCCTCGCACTTTCTTCATTGGTGGCCCTGGTGGAGGCGCCAATTTCCTCGGACGCCATGGTATGATCACCGGCTCCTACAGCGGCAACTCGTCCGTCGTTGGGGTGGGTGGACGGCCCTGGCTGCAAAAGGTCGCCGCGACGTTAGTGGCGATATCCTTGACGATTGCGACGGTGGATTCTTTCAAGGTGGCCCAGCGACAATATGATTATGGGTTCTCTGATGCGGAGGCGCTTTCGCAGGAAGTGATTGACGGGACAGAAATTCGCATCTTCCGCGTGATATCGAGTACTTTCCTCTGGCTGGCCCAGGTTCAGACGCTGATCCGGCTCTTTCCGCGCCATAAGGAAAAGGTCATGATCAAATGGGCTGGGTTCGCCCTCATTGTGCTGGATACGACTTTCAGCTGCCTGGAGAATTTCATGGTGCGCAACACGTCGACCCACCCGCGCTTGTACGATGATGCAATCCCTGCCCTCAGCTACCTGTTCGAGTTGGCCCTCAATCTGCTCTATGCTGCGTGGGTTATCTTCTATTCGATCTCGAAGCACCGCTATGCATTCTTTCATCCCAAGATGCGCAACATCTGCTTCGTGGCTCTTCTCTCGCTGTGCGCAATCTTGATCCCCGTTATATTCTTTGTCTTGGACATTGCAAAACCCGAGATCGCCGGGTGGGGTACCTATATCAGATGGGTGGGCTCGGCCGCGGCCAGTGTGGTCGTGTGGGAGTGGGTCGAGCGGATAGAAGCGCTAGAACGAGATGAAACCAAAGATGGAATTCTCGGAAGAGAAGTCTTTGATGGCGACGAAATGCTCGAAGTGACACCGTCCGAAGAGGTCGATTGGCCACGATACTCATCCAACGACTCTGATAAGGGAGGCGGAGACGGCAATTCCTCGGGATGGGGAGGCATGATCAGCTTACCGGGACGCCCGTTGCGGACACGAGTCGGCTTTGCTCGTGGTAATCGCAATCGTGGTAACGCACGAAACGGCCAAGGCAAAGGGACCATGTCTCCTCGGCGAAACCCCCGTCCCACTCCTCCGCCGGCTGCGGTAACCCCCGTCAGTCGAACCGATACCACAAGTGCGGCAAGTACCGTCTATAATGTTCGATATCACCCTGTGGCGACGCCTACCCCTCCCGTAACGATGCCGCACATGTCGGAGGAAACGGATTTGGATGATCCCAAAGAGCTGGCGATTGAGGATGTTTCTCCGGATTCAATGAGAGCCGATCACGATCCTGCAAACCCCGAGAGCAGGGAGCAATCGCCCCAGATCATCGCGACCGATCCACGATGGCGAAATTTGCTTAATCCTTTTAAGAGGCGGCGTGGCTCATTGCCTAAGGAGGTTGCTTCGGCCCAAGCAGGCGAAGCTCAAACAGGCGATCACGACAGCCCTGCTTCGTCCGATGATGAAACTCATATGCAAAGTGCGCAACCACAGAACCGAAACAACTTCTTCTCATTACACCGTAATCGCTTCCCTGGAAGCGGTCCTCAAAGCACAGATGCGCCCCTGCCGGTCACTGTCATTCCCGCCCGTCGCCGGGGCCAGCCGCACACTTGGTCTCCACAAAATCGGATTTGGGAAGAGCGTACGGGATCAGATGCTCGGCCCAACCGTGCGGACCTGCCCGTGCGTGTGATCCCTTCACAGCCTCAGGCTTCTGCCCCGTGGGAGGGTGCAGATCTCGAGAATGGGGATGGAGACTACACACTGCGCTACGACCCCGACGCCGCCGCACTGATCGACGAGGATATCCATGGTGGCTACAAGGATCCGCGTAGGACCCCCGAAGCAGGCCATTGGACGGAAAACCACGAACTATCTGATCGAGATTATCCTGCTTCGCAACAGCCCAGCTCTCCTCTTGACGATTCGCCTGGCCCGTCGAGATCTTAG
- a CDS encoding Penicillopepsin-2, which translates to MVVFSKVTAVLASLAVVSSAMPTGDAAKASPKANFSIKQTVRPGSKKVVNLPAMYAASIAKYGGKVPQSVKAAAAAGTAITTPTENDEEYLTPVTVGGSTLNLDFDTGSADLWVFSSQLPSSETQGHDIYRPSRNARKLSGYTWSISYGDGSTASGNVYKDTVTVGGVTASSQAVEAAQTVSQQFVQNAGNDGLLGLAFSSINTVQPQAQTTFFDTVQSQLDSPLFAVTLKHNAPGTYDFGFIDNSKYTGQLAYTPVDNSQGFWSFTADSYSAGSAQGGSIQGIADTGTTLLLLDDSVVDNYYSQVEGANSDSSAGGITVPCDAQLPDFVVSIAGYDAVVPGSLINYAPLSGNTCFGGIQSNSGIGFSIFGDIFLKSQYVVFDASGPQLGFAAQA; encoded by the exons ATGGTTGTCTTCAGCAAGGTTACGGCCGTTCTGGCCAGTCTGGCGGTCGTCTCATCGGCCATGCCCACCGGCGACGCGGCCAAGGCCTCCCCCAAGGCCAACTTCTCTATCAAGCAGACGGTTCGGCCGGGATCAAAGAAGGTCGTCAACTTGCCAGCCATGTATGCGGCCTCGATTGCCAAGTATGGCGGCAAGGTCCCCCAGAGTGTcaaggctgctgctgcggccGGCACTGCCATCACCACGCCTACGGAAAATGACGAGGAGTACTTGACTCCCGTCACCGTTGGTGGCTCCACTCTCAACCTGGACTTTGATACCGGCTCTGCTGATCT GTGGGTGTTCTCATCCCAGCTGCCTTCATCTGAGACCCAGGGTCACGACATCTATCGCCCCAGTCGCAATGCGCGAAAGCTCTCTGGCTACACCTGGTCCATCTCCTACGGCGATGGAAGCACTGCCAGCGGTAACGTCTACAAGGACACCGTCACCGTTGGTGGTGTGACCGCCTCTAGCCAGGCGGTTGAGGCTGCCCAGACCGTCAGCCAGCAGTTTGTTCAAAACGCAGGCAATGATGGTCTCCTTGGTTTGGCATTCAGCTCGATCAACACCGTTCAGCCGCAGGCCCAAACCACCTTCTTCGATACCGTGCAATCCCAGCTGGATTCGCCTTTGTTCGCGGTTACCCTGAAGCACAACGCTCCCGGTACCTACGACTTCGGTTTCATCGACAACTCCAAGTACACTGGCCAATTGGCCTACACCCCGGTCGACAACTCCCAGGGCTTCTGGTCCTTCACTGCCGACTCCTACTCGGCTGGTAGCGCTCAGGGAGGTTCCATTCAGGGTATCGCTG ACACCGGCACTACTCTTCTGCTCCTTGACGACAGCGTTGTCGACAACTACTACAGCCAAGTCGAGGGTGCGAACTCGGACTCCTCTGCCGGTGGTATCACCGTCCCTTGTGATGCACAGCTGCCCGACTTTGTCGTCAGCATCGCCGGCTACGACGCGGTCGTTCCCGGCTCACTGATTAACTACGCTCCCCTGTCCGGCAACACCTGCTTCGGTGGTATCCAGAGCAACTCCGGCATTggcttctccatcttcggCGACATCTTCCTGAAGAGCCAGTACGTCGTTTTCGACGCCAGCGGCCCTCAGCTCGGTTTCGCTGCTCAGGCATAG